The Pseudomonas sp. IB20 region GGAAGTACATGCCGGTCATGGCCAGCACGGTGAGGCCCAGGTACATGAAGGCGGCGACCATAAAGAAGGTGAACGGCTGTTTGGTCACGGTCACGCCGATCTGCGCATGGCGCATGATTTCTTCAAGGCCGATCACCGACACCAGTGCGGTGTCTTTCATCAGGATCATGAACAGGTTGCCCAGGCCCGGCAGGGCGATGCGCCACATCTGCGGCATGATCAAACGGGTGAAAATCCGAAACTTTGACAGCCCCAACGCCACACCGGCTTCGCGGTGGCCCTTGGGAATGGCGAGGATCGCGCCACGAAACACTTCGGTGGCGTAGGCGCCAAAGCACAGGCCCAGGGCGATAACCCCGGCGGCAAAGGCACTGAGCGAAAGGTCGGGGTTGCCGAAAAACTCCCCCAGGGCACGCATCAAATTGACCGTGCCGAAATAAATCAGCAGTACCCACAACAGTTCGGGAATGCCACGAACGATGGTCGAGTATGCGCCGCCAAGCCATTGCAGCGGCTTGTACGGGGAGGTCTTGCCGAGGGCGCCGGCAAGGCCCAGCACCAGCCCCAGGCACAGGGCCGTGAGCGCCAGTTTGACGGTCATCAGCGCGCCGGCGGCGAGCGCCGGGCCGAATCCGTAGAGATCGAAATTCATGGTGTTTTCATATCGCGGCAGGCATTGCTGAAAGCCGGCGCGCTCAAAGCAGCGCGCCGGTCAGGCCGTTCAGATCATTCGATGCTGAACGGGAAGTACTTGTCGTTGATCTTCTTGTAGGTGCCGTCTGCCTTGATCTCTGCCAGGGCTTTGTTCAGGCGTTCGCGCAGTGGGTCGCCTTTGCGTACGGCGATACCGATCTTGTCGCTTTCTACAACCGGGTCGCCTTTGAATTCATAGGCCGAACCGTCTTTGCTCTTGAGCCATTCGTACTGCACGTATTTGTCGGCGAGGATGCCGTCCAAGCGGCCGGACGTCAGGTCGAGGTAGGCGTTTTCCTGGGTGTCGTAGAGCTTGGCCTCGGTGTCCGGCAGCTTGTCTTCCAGATAAGTACCGGCCAGCGTCGCGCGCTGGGCGCCGATGATCTTGCCCTTCAGGTAAGCCGCGTCAGTCTTGAAGTCCGCAGTGGCTTTAGGCGCGATGAATTGCAGCTTGTTGGAGTAGTACGGGTCGGTGAAGTCGACAGCCTGCTTGCGTTCATCGGTGATGGACAGCGAGGACACCAGGAAGTCGAACTTCTTGGCGTTCAGGGCCGGGATGATGCCGTCCCAGTCAGACACATACACTTCGCACTTCTCGACTTTCATCTTCGCGCACAGGGCGTCGCCGATGTCTTTGTCGAAGCCGACGACGTTGCCGCTGGCGTCTTTATTGTTGAAGGGCGGGTAGGCCGCTTCGATCCCCATTTTCAAGGTTTCTGCTATGGCCGTGGCGCTGAACGCCATCGAAACGGCCGCGGCCAGAAGGAATTTTTTATAGTTCTGCATGCATGTTGCTCCGTTAGCGGTTGCTGGACATGAATTGTTTGCAGCGCGCCGAAAGCGGGTTTTCAAACACCTGCTGTGGCGATCCTTGCTCTTCGACCAGGCCCTGGTGCAGGAACACCACTTCACTGGAAACCTGACGGGCAAAGCCCATTTCATGGGTGACCAGCAGCATGGTGCGGCCTTCTTCGGCCAGCGCGCGGATCACATTAAGTA contains the following coding sequences:
- a CDS encoding ABC transporter permease translates to MNFDLYGFGPALAAGALMTVKLALTALCLGLVLGLAGALGKTSPYKPLQWLGGAYSTIVRGIPELLWVLLIYFGTVNLMRALGEFFGNPDLSLSAFAAGVIALGLCFGAYATEVFRGAILAIPKGHREAGVALGLSKFRIFTRLIMPQMWRIALPGLGNLFMILMKDTALVSVIGLEEIMRHAQIGVTVTKQPFTFFMVAAFMYLGLTVLAMTGMYFLEKRAARGFARSTQ
- a CDS encoding ABC transporter substrate-binding protein, with amino-acid sequence MQNYKKFLLAAAVSMAFSATAIAETLKMGIEAAYPPFNNKDASGNVVGFDKDIGDALCAKMKVEKCEVYVSDWDGIIPALNAKKFDFLVSSLSITDERKQAVDFTDPYYSNKLQFIAPKATADFKTDAAYLKGKIIGAQRATLAGTYLEDKLPDTEAKLYDTQENAYLDLTSGRLDGILADKYVQYEWLKSKDGSAYEFKGDPVVESDKIGIAVRKGDPLRERLNKALAEIKADGTYKKINDKYFPFSIE